TGCTAACTTCAAGTTTATCAATCGGTTTGCACAATCTCGACGGGCCCGGCGCCCAGCTCCTCTAGCCCGGTGGCCACGGCAGCGGCGTCGCCCACAATGACGATGGCCAGGCCCGGGGCGTGCAGGTGCTGCGCCGCCGCCCGGTGCACTTCCGAAGGCTGGACGGCGGCAATGTGCGCCCGGTAGTGCTGCAAGTAGTCGTCCGGCAAGTCGAAGATGACGAGCTCGGCGACGTGTTCGGCCATCTGCTCGGCGGTCAGGAGCTCGAGGGGGAAGACGCCAGCCAGGTAATCGCGTGCGGCAGCGACTTCCAGCTCGCCAGGCGTCTCCTGGCAGAGCACGGAAAGCTCGCGCAGGATTTCCCGGACAGCCAGGCCCGTGCTGGGTGTTGCGACGGCCACATCAATGAGAAATGGGCCGGCACCGCGCCGGAAGGCGAAGCGGCTGCGGGCGCTGTAGGTGATGCCGTGCTTTTCGCGCAGGCACAGGTTCAGCCGCGAAGTGAACATGCCGCCCAGCAGGGCATTCAGGACCTGGAGCGTGAAGTAGTCGGGGTGCCGCCGCTCGACGCCGATGCGCCCGATGCGGATCTCTGACTGCACCGAGCCGGGCCGGTCCACGACGAAAATAGTGGTGCGGGTCGTGGCGGGGCACACCTCGAGCTCGAGCGCCGGCGGCGGCCCGGCGCTCCAGTGGCCGAGATAGCGGGCCGCCAGCCGTTCCGCGCCGGCGGCGTCGATATCACCGGCAAGAACGAGGGCGGCGCTCCCGGCGCGGTATCGGCTGCGGTAAAACGCCTCGAGGTCCGGCGGCCCCACGTCTTCCAGGCTGGCCCTCGTTCCCAGCAGCGGCTGGGCGTAGCGGCTGCTGGGCGCGTAGATGAATCGCAGCGCCATGTCATTGGCCAGTGCGCCCGGCTCCTTGCCCCGCTTCAGGATCGCGGCGATCTGCTCCTGGCGCAGCCGCTCGACCTCGGGGGCAGGGAATCCGGGCTCGAGCAGCAGCTCGGTGAGCAGTGCGAAGGCGGGATCGAGCCGTTCCCGCGCCACCGTGATGGAGAGCAGGGCCGCATCCCACGTCACCCGGCTTTCCAGCTCGACCCCCAGGTGCTCGAGTTCCCAGGCCACCTGCTCGGCCGTGCGCGTGCGCGTACCCGTTTCCAGAGCCTGGGCAGTGAGCCGTGCTACTCCTGCTTTCCCGGCCGGCTCGGCGGCCGCGCCGCCGTCCAGGACGAATTCTGCGGTCACCAGCGGCAAGGCTCCGTGTGGCGCGGCGACGACGGAGATACCCGCCGCACCTGCGGGCCGCCCCAGCCGTTGGACCTGCGGGGGCGGCATGGGCCGGATGGGCCCCGGGACGGGAGGCGCCGTGCGGTCCAGCCCCCTCACGCTCGGCCCCCGACAGGAAGATAGAGCAGCGCCGCGCGGTTGTCCGCGCCCAGACGGTTGCTGGCGAACTCGCGGACGTGCTCCGGTCCAACGGCCAGGATCCGGTCCAGCTCCGTGTTGATCCGGCCAGGGTCGTCGAAGAGCATGGTGAACATCGAGAGCTGGTCCGCCCGCTCCTCCAGGTGCTGCAGCTCGCGGAGCTGCCGTGCCTGGATGAGCCGCGCGGCGCGCTCGACGTCCGCGGCAGACAGCTCGCGCAGCGCAGCCACCTGCTCGAGCAGCGCCGCTTCCAGGACCGCAGCGTCGACACCCGGCCGCGCCGTGGCCCAGAGGACCAGCATTCCGGCCCCCACCACCACCGGGAAGGCATACGCCGCTACGTCCTGCGCCAGTTGCCGCTCTCGAACCAGCCGGCGGTAGAGGAGTGAAGCCTTGCCCCAGGCGAGCACGTGCGCCGCCACGGCCGCCGGGTAGAACTCGCCCGTGCCATAGGGCGGGATCCGGTACGCCAGGTACAGCCGCGGCACGGAAACGTCCTGCTCCACGACCTGGCGCACCTCGGCGCCCAGGCGCGGCGGCAGTCCGGTCGTCCCGGGCACGGGCGGCACGGCCGGCCCGGCTGGGATCTCGCCGAAATATCGCTCGATCAGCGCCGGCGCCTGGTCCGGATCAAAATGGCCACACAGCGTCAGCACGGCATTGGCCGGCGAGTAGTAGGTCTGAAAGAACTGCTGCACCTCTTCCAGGCGGGCAGCATCCAGATCAGGCATCCAGCCGATGACCGGGTGGTGGTAGGGGTGCTCCGGCGGATACAGCAGCGCCTGCAGCCGCTCGTCCCAATCGCCGTACGGCCGGTTGTCGACGCGCCAGCGGCGCTCGTTCTTCACTACCTCGCGCTGGTTGTCCAACTTCTGCTGCGTCATGGCCGCGAGCAGCCAGCCCATGCGGTCGGCCTCGAGCCACAAGCCGAGCTCCAGGTAGTGAGCCGGCAGCAGCGCGTAGTAATTCGTCCGGTCCAACCAGGTGGAGCCGTTCGCCGTGCCGCCCGCCTTCTCGAGGTAGGCGAAG
The Gemmatimonadota bacterium DNA segment above includes these coding regions:
- a CDS encoding insulinase family protein, whose protein sequence is MPLVTAEFVLDGGAAAEPAGKAGVARLTAQALETGTRTRTAEQVAWELEHLGVELESRVTWDAALLSITVARERLDPAFALLTELLLEPGFPAPEVERLRQEQIAAILKRGKEPGALANDMALRFIYAPSSRYAQPLLGTRASLEDVGPPDLEAFYRSRYRAGSAALVLAGDIDAAGAERLAARYLGHWSAGPPPALELEVCPATTRTTIFVVDRPGSVQSEIRIGRIGVERRHPDYFTLQVLNALLGGMFTSRLNLCLREKHGITYSARSRFAFRRGAGPFLIDVAVATPSTGLAVREILRELSVLCQETPGELEVAAARDYLAGVFPLELLTAEQMAEHVAELVIFDLPDDYLQHYRAHIAAVQPSEVHRAAAQHLHAPGLAIVIVGDAAAVATGLEELGAGPVEIVQTD
- a CDS encoding insulinase family protein, translated to MIHVPYYRLRLDNGLRVVLSPDATQPVIAINIWYGVGSRDEQPGRTGFAHLFEHMMFQGSAHVPETAYFAYLEKAGGTANGSTWLDRTNYYALLPAHYLELGLWLEADRMGWLLAAMTQQKLDNQREVVKNERRWRVDNRPYGDWDERLQALLYPPEHPYHHPVIGWMPDLDAARLEEVQQFFQTYYSPANAVLTLCGHFDPDQAPALIERYFGEIPAGPAVPPVPGTTGLPPRLGAEVRQVVEQDVSVPRLYLAYRIPPYGTGEFYPAAVAAHVLAWGKASLLYRRLVRERQLAQDVAAYAFPVVVGAGMLVLWATARPGVDAAVLEAALLEQVAALRELSAADVERAARLIQARQLRELQHLEERADQLSMFTMLFDDPGRINTELDRILAVGPEHVREFASNRLGADNRAALLYLPVGGRA